DNA from Gopherus flavomarginatus isolate rGopFla2 chromosome 21, rGopFla2.mat.asm, whole genome shotgun sequence:
ACCTCTAATTAACGTGAGGTTTGGGAAGGCACTTTTTTGATGGGCAGATTGCTGAGCTAtgggatttcttgcaccttcctctgaagcagctaggGCCAGCCATTGATAGAAAGAATAATGGACAAGATGAATCACATGTCTGAGCTGGTGCAGCTGTACCTGTGTTTCTAAAGAGCTACCCAGTATAAGGACTCAGTATTATTGGGAAATTgttaatgaaaacaaatttctgtTCATCTTCtaatggagaacagagaaataTTAAATGTCTGAAATCTATACTATATTAATAAAAAGACAGTGTAGTgacagcaaagaatcttgtggcaccttatagactaacagatgttttggagcatgctcGGGGGTCGCGTAACCCCcgagcatgctccaaaacgtctgttagtctataaggtgccacaggattctttgctgcttttacagatccagactaacacggctacccctctgatacagtgtaGTGAGACATCCAAAATCTCTGTAACAAATCCAAACCCTTTCCAAGAAGTCTAATGTATCAATAATGGGTTGGTATTGGGATCTCTTTCTGCTGTTTGCTTCTACTGCTTTCTGCTGAAAGGTCAGATAAAATGCAATGTAGTTGCATCAAACTCAACCACTTATTGACCAGTCTTTTAATGTCAATCTAAACCATGAACAGATATTTTTCCAGTGCTTTCCGGTTGCATTCGGAATGGCAACAGATTTCTGTGGAGGTTGAAGATTGAAGGCACAGAAATAAAAATTGGTTTCACACAGACTGTAAATGTCATATAGACAAATTATTTTGGAGGAGCAGACAAATCCTCTTGAATTCTGCTATATAAATGATGTCGCTGACAAATGAATGTTCATGCACTTCAGTCCCCATTTTTCTTGTTACAGGAAGAACTACTTAACTGGAGAGATCGGTTTCCTTAATGaatattttaaagttaatttagtgctggtgaaaggtgctagaTTATCAGCCCTGAAGTCACATCTATTTAGAACTCACACCACACATAGAGGCCAAACTTTTCAAGTGTGACTAGCGATTTTGGAATCGTAGCTTGAAACACcgtaaaggagcctgattttcagacagtgCTGACCACCCAGCCTCTGAAAATCAACCCCCTTTAAcatgtctcaagttgggtacccACAACTGAGGCAATCATAATCATTGGTCACTTTTAAAATCTTGTTAAATACACTTCACAAACATTCTCTAATTAACCTTCACAAACTCTCccacgagatttgaaaatattatcCTTATTTGGGTGGCGGGCGGGAGAGGGGGCACACAAAGTCATGGGGATTCAGGCACAAGGAGGTTAAATGCATTTCCCAAGGTTACAGAGAGAGTTGGTGTCAAAGCCAGCATTAGAATTCAGCCCTATGTTCCTAGACCACACATCCCTCTCATAGTTGCATGACACTGTCTGTGTGGAATACACCCACCTACTCACAATGGGTGACTCCCGTAGGCAAAGCTTCTGAGGAAGGCAAGAAAGATCCAAGACTGCTGACTATAGGCTATTGGGAGTATTCTCAGTGCACCTTTCATTTGCTAAAGAGTCTTGTGTATGGATACTATACCTTCATAATCAATGGTTCCATCTCCATCTTTATCAGCTTCTTTCATCATCAGTTCAGCCTCCCGTTCATTTAGTGGCTCTCCGGCATTCATCAGTACATACCTAAAAATACAGATCAAATCTGGCAATAGTTTGCCCCTCCTAGgtgaatttcaaagcactttgcaaatatgAACTTCTTCCTGTCAACCCTCAAAGGTAGGTATATTTAGGTgcattttacaagtggggaaatTGAGACATGGATTGGAtatgtgacttggccaaggtcaaacatgacctaattttcagaagttgTGAGCACCTACAACTCCAGTTAAAATGAATGGGAGTGGCAAAtgatcagcacctctgaaaatctcagtcaCAGTGTATTAATCGTAAAACAAGTAATTAAACCCAGAAGTCTTGATTCTCAGTCCCCTACTTTAACCATTAGCCCATACCTATGGTGTACTCTGTTCATATTCTAATGGAAAACCTGCATAGAATTATGGAAATAAACATTCAAGTGACCACACACAGTATCACACAAGTGAGAGATGGTAAAGCCCTATTAAGCGATCTGGATTAGGATTGTTCCTTACAGTGTCTATTCTAGTGCATTGTCTATTTCCACCCCCAACACAAACAGAAACTTGAGATGTTGTGATCCCACTTAGTGAAGAAAAATAGTTCTTGAAATCTCACCCATGGTATCAGCCCATGAATCTGAGAATTCTGATCCTAAATAAAGCCTGGACTGGCCAATCACAAACTCTCAGATACAGAATGAGTCCTGTGTATATCTGTAGACATGGATATGCTACAGCTAACACCAACTTTCAGCATGAAAGGAAACCTAATTCACCTTTAGCAGATGtaagaaaacacacacatttatCCAAGTGTCCCTGGGGCTGTTGCAGCTTTGTAAGGATTGCTACTATCTTGTATGTGTCAGGACACAAAAGCGTGCTGGATATTACTGCCCCTATCCCATCTGGCTAAGTTCTGCTTGCTAAGTATAATGCATACAGGCAATTGTGCCTGCCATGTGCTTGGTGCGTAATTCAAAGTCAGGGAGGCCATTTCCATCATCAGAGCACATTGATGATCCACAGACCAAAGCAGTCAGAGCAGCTCACTATCATGAAAGCTCTTCAAAGCAGTGTTCCTGTCCTTGGGGGAAAGGTGAGGGGAATAAGGGCACCAGCACTGTTCACTCTTGAGTTGAAATAATGTCAAGGCaatatttaaagtgtttttttcttttgctgaaaCATTATGTGAGTTAGGAAAATAGAAATCATTAGAACAGCacatgctggggcctgaagccagATTTCCCAAGGAATTCAAGGTCAGATTGCAAAGTGGTCAGCACcctcttggggccagattttcagaagaacccAGCACAAAAAAGGCATCCAACTTGCTGAgatctttggaaaatctgacctTCAGTGTTAAAATGGGAAAcaactgggtgctgagcactttctggCCTTGTTGGCCAAATCATTGATTGTCCTAGCTCTGTGCCCATGAAGAATCTTGGTTTTCCAGAGGAATTATGGTTAATACATTCATTTCCTTTCGAATGGATAGCAACGAAGGTTTGTTTTAGGACTTTGCAGGAGCCTGAAGCCTGCACTAGCTCTCTTGGAAATTACTGTAGTACAAACTGCGTAGCTCTTCTGATTCTGTCAGCTTTGGTAGCTTGAAGCTTTGAGGCAAATCCCAggctttttaaattaaagaatgtttgtttcctttccttATGAAGACCAAGTTCTGAGGACGTTAAACAGTCTGGAACCTTGTGTCTGAATGATAAACACAAGAATTTCCAAGCTACATGCCTCCTTTTTTACACATTTATGAACAGGAGCTTGATTAATGCTGGTTAACCAGAGGAATATTTGCCTAtgaccaggaccggcgctaggggtttgagcgccctaggtggccGGCAATTTCGGCGCCCTgcgcactggtcccgcagctccggtggagctgctgcagtggtgcctgcgggaggtccaccggagccgcgcgaggagccgaccgtccgcaggcacgactgcgacagctccacaggagctgcggaccaacagaccctccgcaggcaccactgcggcagctccactggagctgcctgccgccccctccagcaaaacggcacccaccaactattctggcgccctaggcgattgcctaggcagcctaaatggtagcgccggccctgcctatgACCTTAAGTTAGCTAAATGCATTAATCTTTTCCAGTATAATAGATATCTTTTTCATTATGGAAACCTACGTTAATTTCAAAGTGAAGAGTAGAAACATTTGCCACTTTTATAAAGTGatcttttaacttttttcttttcatccCTTTTTCTTGTAttgttgcctttttcttttattcttaCCATGTTGGTTAATTCTTAGTTTTGTTTGTTGTAGATAATACAAAGAGCAAGAAACTCAGCTCTtgaaatcagcatagcttcaatGGAGAGATGTCATTTTATGCCTTCTGAAAACatagtctagagcaggggtaggcaacctatggcacacgtgctgaaggtggcacgcgagctgattttcagtggcactcacactgccgggtcctggccaccagtctggggggctctgcattttaatttaattttaaatgaagcttcttaaacattttaaaaaccttatttactttatatacaataatagtttagttatatattatagacttctagaaagagaccttctaaaaacgttaaaatgtattaccggcactcgaaaccttaaattagagtaaataaatgaagactcggcacagcacttctgaaaggttgccgacccctggtctagagactATTCATTCgtattagagctgtgcaaatgaTTTATTTGACTAATTTCTGTTCACGAATTGTCTGCTAATGGCTAAAAGATTTTTCTTCAGTGGGTTAGTTACTTTAAATGATTAACAGAATAATTTCTGTGAATGATTCTTGGTTCCTAGTTTGTTCATTTACTATTAAATCTTAGAGCTATGTTGAATGGTTTGATCGGTCACATGGTATCTTTGTTTTCTGCATGATAGCTAAGGCTTCCAATATGATTTCACAATTTCAGAAAATAGTTTCTCCACATTTGACTTAAATTCACTGTTTCTGCCAACATTCTTATCAGTAAACTTGTTTGCTAGCATAGTCTCTGAAAGATAACAAAAAGTCATGCAAACGTAGACTAAACATGTTAATCTAAAAATCTGAATGAAGAttcatgagaattttttttccccattattcCCCAGCTCTGATTGCTGTTTCAGTAGATCATGTGTTCTTTGGAATGTAACTTTTGTAGATCTGGATGTCAGTGTAATTCAGACATATGGACCTTGATATTTTGGAAACACTGAATAGTTGGGGAAAAAATCCTGTCTGGAACATCTCAACTGGACAGTAAAATAACATCAAAATAAATCCAATTTTCAGGGTCTAAATCAGTCAGTTTGTCAATCTAGAGTCCAGTGGCAAACTCAGATATTGACTGGGTGTTGAGATCCCACTACCTGTTCTGCCTTTCCAAAGCTTCAGCATTCCTCTTCCTATTTTAAAGGCATGGCCTGTTCCTGActtgtaagtcaatgggagttgggtatgTTCAGTAtcatgcagaatcaggcccatattttCATACCTTCAGGAAGACTGCTACTTACTTGAGTGTATTCCAATCAATGTAGCCTTTGTGCTCCTTATCAAAGACCTTGAATGCAGCCCTCAGCTCTTCATCCTGGTTTTTAGCCTTTTCATGGTAAATGCCCATCAAAACCAGAAAACTGTCGCAGTTCAAGGTGCCCTTATCTAAAAGAACAACAAAGCACTGGGGTACATTAACATGTTAGTCATTGAGAAGTAGTCTAGTTAAGGTCTATTCTGTTTTGTGGATTCCTCTTGTGAACCACAGAACCTGGGCAGCTCAACACACTGGTTTCAGGGTAGGAAATATAGTAAAAGATAGGACCGGGGGAGGTTCTTACTGTCTTTGTCCACCTCCTTTGCCATTGTCGCCAGCTCTCTCTTGGTTGGGTTGATTCCCATCAAGCTCATAAGCTTCTCCAGATCATCTGTTTTCACTAACCCATTGCCCTCCTCATCAAACATCTCGAAGACGCCTTTGTACTCTGTTATCTGTTCTGGTGTCAGTGTCTCAGCCTGTGTGGAAAGGAATAAACCAAAAGGTCCGTGCCAGGTTCCAATAATTTTCTAGTTTGATGtgctcagcaatgtgcaggaggaAACACAACCAGCAGGGTCATCAGGCAAGGGGCTAAGCTAAAAGCACAGAACACAGTTTATGTGCAGGAGAATAATCTAACGAATGTGATTCTTGTGATCTGCTGTCTCGTGAAGCAGCAGTGACAGGAAAAATACATTATTCTATACATCATTTGAAAACTGGGACTCTTGAAATGGTCACTGGTCCCTCAGACCAGCCAAAAATATGGGCTATCAGAGACCATTTATCAAACAGGACAACTTGCTTTCCAGTATCCAAAGAATTTCATGTTACTCCAATCCTGAATCATGGCCTAAGTGAGGAGGGGGAGTCTGAGTGTCAAGTTCTGTTAGTGATTAGAACAGGGAGTGGGGAATGTTAGGATGGGGTTAAAGTTAGCTGGTCTTTTGAGAATAAGAACATGATTGATGGTCTTTTCTGCTGAGGACAGCCTGGTAGCTGTAGGAGGTAGCAGCTGTCTACCTGCTGTTcaggtatttgttttttaaatggtagCCCCAGATTCTTCAAAGGAGCCATGATGGTAAAAAGATCTCACATGGCTTTTAAAAGACTTCTCTGACATATGTTACTGTAAGAGCTGCCCAGAGACCAGCACTAAAGATTTGAAAATGAAGATCTCCTGGCCAACCAGCAGAGTGGAGACTGGAGTCTCTGCTACAGATTCATGGCATTTGATCAGTTCATGCATCTGGCTCCCTGGAGAAGTGTTAGGTCTATATTTAACTTGCTCATAgttgactgggggtgggggggaaggagaggtaagcagcagggctggctttaggctgattcccccgattcccctgaatcgggccccgcgcccacacctaagagggccccatgccctaaagaagagcgcctaactttttaatttttactcacccgtcAGCAGTCTGGGCCTTCAGCAGCGTTTttgcagtgggtccttcagtgccgtggAAGACCCGGAGAGAGTgtaggacccgccgctgaagacctggaccaccaccGGGTATTTGAATCGGGCccagcacttcctaaagccagccctggtaagCAGGGAACACTTACTGAGTCTGCTCCTTCTCTCGCTTTACcatctgcccctctccccaaTCCCCCATATATTTCCTGACTGTACTGATTTTTTCTGCATCATGGTAGCCCACCTTCAGTCACTGTAACCAGCAAGCCATTTAAATAGTCTATGGACCTAAAAGCAGCACTATATTCTCCTCACTGACAGAGACTGTCAATTACAACGTAAAAAGCTTTCCACACTTTCTACTTGCTACAGCAGCCCAGCCTAGGAAGTTATATTTCTGAGTTCTGTGCAACAGAGAGGTTGAGTGAATGTTGTCTTGTTTCTCTAAAGTAGCTGGCCTCAGAGACTACAACACCCTGCCATTTACTCATCGTTAAAGACAATATTACTATAGCTCAAATGGTAGCGACTGGTGTGATAGGTCACAGGATCAAACCCTCCTGATGACCACATTATGTAGCCATAGTCTGTCGCATGACCCAGCAGATACCCTTCCTACAACATTTCAGCCATATCAGATCAACTAAGTGAtccatttattttgtatttctgaggctacatcttcactatcggctgtatcggcgggtagcaatcgatttctcggggatagatatattgcgtctcatctagacacgatatatcaatccccgaacgagctcctgttgactccagaactccaccaatgcgaacggcggtagcggagtcgacatggggagccgcagacatcgatcccgcaccgtgaggatggtaggtaattcgatctaagatactttgacttcagctacgttattcacgtagctgaagttgcgtattttagatcaattccccccctagtgtagaccagccctaacagtGGCCTCAGTCAGATACTTGAGAGGAAGGTGCTAGAGTCCTCTTAGTGAACAATTAAGAATAGGCGGCCCACAGGTGAAATTTCATCCTCATTAacttgtgccctgaagcatgagaattAAATATCATTTAGATAAGACCATCTTGGTTTGATATGTGATGTAACCGTGGTGTTCTTGTTATCCAGATAAATGACTAATCTTCTTTTGACTTGTCCTAAGCTCTCTGCCTCAAGGATGTCTTGTGGCAGTGAATTCCATAGGGTAACTGTGATGTGtacaaaaaaaaggggggattTCCTTTATCAGGTTTAAGTGTTTTGCCTCTCAATTGTATTGAAAGTTCTCTTGTTCTTGTAATGAGAGAGGGTGGATAGAAACCTTCTCACCAATTCACCTTTG
Protein-coding regions in this window:
- the CALML6 gene encoding calmodulin-like protein 6 isoform X5, which translates into the protein MFDEEGNGLVKTDDLEKLMSLMGINPTKRELATMAKEVDKDNKGTLNCDSFLVLMGIYHEKAKNQDEELRAAFKVFDKEHKGYIDWNTLKYVLMNAGEPLNEREAELMMKEADKDGDGTIDYEEDPPFNSC
- the CALML6 gene encoding calmodulin-like protein 6 isoform X1, producing MFDEEGNGLVKTDDLEKLMSLMGINPTKRELATMAKEVDKDNKGTLNCDSFLVLMGIYHEKAKNQDEELRAAFKVFDKEHKGYIDWNTLKYVLMNAGEPLNEREAELMMKEADKDGDGTIDYEEFVAMMTGESFKLVQ
- the CALML6 gene encoding calmodulin-like protein 6 isoform X3, producing MFDEEGNGLVKTDDLEKLMSLMGINPTKRELATMAKEVDKDNKGTLNCDSFLVLMGIYHEKAKNQDEELRAAFKVFDKEHKGYIDWNTLKYVLMNAGEPLNEREAELMMKEADKDGDGTIDYEVTSVELQQRICPVV
- the CALML6 gene encoding calmodulin-like protein 6 isoform X4; translation: MFDEEGNGLVKTDDLEKLMSLMGINPTKRELATMAKEVDKDNKGTLNCDSFLVLMGIYHEKAKNQDEELRAAFKVFDKEHKGYIDWNTLKYVLMNAGEPLNEREAELMMKEADKDGDGTIDYEAWTWIDFSGTALS
- the CALML6 gene encoding calmodulin-like protein 6 isoform X2; this encodes MFDEEGNGLVKTDDLEKLMSLMGINPTKRELATMAKEVDKDNKGTLNCDSFLVLMGIYHEKAKNQDEELRAAFKVFDKEHKGYIDWNTLKYVLMNAGEPLNEREAELMMKEADKDGDGTIDYEEKTMMHFFIGERKCT